One Georgenia wutianyii DNA segment encodes these proteins:
- a CDS encoding YaaA family protein, which yields MLILLPPSESKSSRSRGKPADPTAVSFRELVAPRRTVAAELAAVSAGPDALTVLGVGPSLAEEVARNTRLDTAPALAVGELYTGVLYDALDLAGMDAAARRRATRWIVVVSALHGALRLGDRVAPYRLSMGVTLPGTGPLARFWRPHLEEVLTTAAGDGVVVDCRSSTYAAAGSPRGEAAERWVQVRVPGASHMAKHTRGLVAGHLCRTGTAPRTPEALAEELGDAFVVHGLTPPARPGKPWVLDVTPGQAE from the coding sequence GTGCTCATCCTGCTTCCCCCGTCGGAGTCCAAGTCCAGCCGTAGCCGGGGCAAGCCGGCCGACCCGACGGCGGTGAGCTTCCGGGAGCTCGTCGCGCCCCGGCGGACCGTCGCGGCCGAGCTCGCCGCGGTGAGCGCCGGGCCCGACGCGCTCACGGTCCTCGGCGTCGGCCCGAGCCTGGCCGAGGAGGTCGCCCGCAACACCCGGCTCGACACCGCTCCGGCACTCGCGGTCGGCGAGCTGTACACCGGCGTCCTGTACGACGCGCTCGACCTCGCGGGCATGGACGCCGCGGCCCGGCGCCGCGCCACCCGCTGGATCGTCGTCGTCTCCGCGCTCCACGGCGCCCTGCGCCTCGGCGACCGGGTCGCGCCCTACCGGCTGTCGATGGGCGTCACGCTCCCGGGCACCGGCCCGCTCGCCCGCTTCTGGCGCCCCCACCTCGAGGAGGTGCTGACGACGGCGGCGGGGGACGGCGTCGTCGTCGACTGCCGCTCCTCGACCTACGCGGCGGCAGGCTCGCCCCGCGGGGAGGCGGCCGAGCGCTGGGTGCAGGTGCGCGTCCCCGGCGCCAGCCACATGGCCAAGCACACCCGCGGCCTCGTCGCCGGCCACCTGTGCCGGACGGGGACAGCGCCCCGCACACCGGAGGCGCTCGCCGAGGAGCTCGGCGACGCGTTCGTCGTCCACGGGCTCACCCCGCCGGCGCGCCCCGGAAAGCCGTGGGTGCTCGACGTCACCCCGGGGCAGGCGGAATAG
- a CDS encoding LLM class flavin-dependent oxidoreductase translates to MPLPLSILDLATVARDQTVAESLAGTVALARQAETSGYSRVWYAEHHNMAGIASSATSVLIAHVAAHTSSIRLGSGGVMLPNHSPLTIAEQYGTLATLHPGRIDLGLGRAPGTDQNTMRALRRDVTSADSFPDDVLELQGYLRGQSRIPGVDAYPGKGTDVPLYILGSSLFGARLAAALGLPYAFASHFAPAALHEAVALYRSSFQPSDQLAEPYVIAAYNVVAADDQADAERQAQEVMRSRVALILRPGTEYTDEQADALLRSPQAGHLHQMMTYSAVGTPDVVREKVTAFAEESRADELMIAHQSPRVEQRLRSAELLAEAYLT, encoded by the coding sequence ATGCCGCTCCCGCTCTCCATCCTCGACCTCGCGACCGTCGCCCGCGACCAGACCGTCGCCGAGTCCCTCGCCGGGACCGTCGCCCTCGCGCGGCAGGCGGAGACGAGCGGGTACTCGCGGGTCTGGTACGCCGAGCACCACAACATGGCGGGCATCGCCTCCTCGGCGACGTCGGTGCTCATCGCCCACGTCGCCGCGCACACGTCGAGCATCCGGCTCGGGTCCGGCGGCGTCATGCTGCCCAACCACTCCCCGTTGACGATCGCCGAGCAGTACGGCACCCTCGCGACCCTGCACCCGGGGCGCATCGACCTGGGCCTGGGCCGCGCGCCGGGCACCGACCAGAACACGATGCGCGCCCTGCGCCGCGACGTCACCTCCGCCGACTCCTTCCCCGACGACGTCCTCGAGCTCCAGGGCTACCTGCGCGGGCAGTCGCGGATTCCCGGCGTCGACGCCTACCCGGGCAAGGGCACCGACGTGCCGCTGTACATCCTCGGCTCCTCGCTGTTCGGTGCCCGCCTGGCCGCAGCGCTCGGCCTGCCCTACGCGTTCGCCTCGCACTTCGCGCCTGCCGCGCTGCACGAGGCCGTCGCCCTGTACCGCAGCTCCTTCCAGCCCTCCGACCAGCTCGCCGAGCCCTACGTCATCGCCGCCTACAACGTCGTCGCGGCCGACGACCAGGCCGACGCCGAGCGCCAGGCCCAGGAGGTCATGCGCAGCCGGGTGGCGCTCATCCTGCGCCCGGGCACGGAGTACACCGACGAGCAGGCCGACGCGCTGCTGCGGTCCCCGCAGGCCGGGCACCTGCACCAGATGATGACCTACAGCGCGGTCGGCACCCCCGACGTCGTGCGGGAGAAGGTCACCGCGTTCGCCGAGGAGAGCAGGGCGGACGAGCTGATGATCGCCCACCAGAGCCCCCGGGTGGAGCAGCGGCTGCGCTCGGCGGAGCTGCTCGCGGAGGCGTACCTCACCTGA
- a CDS encoding putative RNA methyltransferase has translation METPLDLVMDRLRCPVCTETLTRTERTVRCAAGHAFDIARQGYLTLLGGARPAVQGDTADMVAARTAFLAAGHYEPVARALAEAVRDVPAADDADHPLVLDLAGGTGYYLATVLDALPRALGVDVEISPYASRRAARAHPRLAAVRADVWQPLPLAAGSAAAVLSVFGPRNPAEIARVLTPGGRLVVVAPAQDHLAEIIGPLGMLTVAPDKEARLARQLADFTTTAERAVRYRATLTHADVVHEALMGPSAHHLDRDELLAAVAALPEPLAVTVSVTVSVHRA, from the coding sequence ATGGAGACGCCCCTCGACCTCGTGATGGACCGGCTGCGCTGCCCGGTGTGCACCGAGACGCTGACCCGGACCGAGCGCACGGTGCGGTGCGCGGCGGGGCACGCCTTCGACATCGCCCGGCAGGGCTACCTCACGCTGCTCGGGGGCGCACGGCCGGCGGTCCAGGGCGACACCGCCGACATGGTCGCGGCGCGCACTGCGTTCCTCGCCGCCGGGCACTACGAGCCGGTCGCCCGCGCCCTCGCCGAGGCAGTCCGCGACGTCCCCGCGGCCGACGACGCCGACCACCCGCTCGTCCTCGACCTGGCCGGTGGCACCGGCTACTACCTCGCCACCGTGCTGGACGCCCTCCCCCGGGCGCTCGGCGTCGACGTCGAGATCTCCCCGTACGCGTCCCGGCGCGCCGCCCGGGCCCACCCGCGCCTGGCGGCGGTCCGCGCGGACGTGTGGCAACCGCTCCCGCTCGCCGCAGGCTCGGCCGCGGCGGTGCTCAGCGTCTTCGGCCCGCGCAACCCGGCGGAGATCGCCCGCGTGCTCACGCCCGGGGGGCGGCTGGTGGTCGTCGCGCCGGCGCAGGACCACCTCGCCGAGATCATCGGCCCGCTCGGGATGCTCACGGTGGCCCCGGACAAGGAGGCCCGGCTGGCCCGTCAGCTCGCCGACTTCACGACGACGGCGGAACGGGCCGTGCGCTACCGCGCGACGCTCACGCACGCGGACGTCGTGCACGAGGCGCTCATGGGCCCCAGCGCCCACCACCTCGACAGGGACGAGCTCCTCGCGGCCGTCGCCGCACTGCCGGAGCCGCTCGCGGTGACGGTCTCGGTCACCGTGTCGGTCCACCGGGCCTGA
- a CDS encoding TetR/AcrR family transcriptional regulator codes for MTSRADQREATAAAFVSEARALFAREGYAAVPPARIVEAVGRTKGALYHHFGSKLGLFRAVVEQVQREVGARVAAAAEQHTDPWDQLVAGCEAFVAAGADPDVRRIMLVDAPAVLGWAEWRAMDEASSGRLLAEVLTELVEEGTLEPQPVEPLVRLLSGAMNEAALWLAEQGGEGDLEAVTAALRRLLDPLRVRPGGPTR; via the coding sequence ATGACGAGCAGGGCCGACCAGCGCGAGGCGACCGCGGCGGCATTCGTGTCCGAGGCGCGTGCACTCTTCGCCCGCGAGGGGTACGCCGCCGTGCCGCCGGCCCGGATCGTCGAGGCCGTCGGCAGGACCAAGGGCGCGCTCTACCACCACTTCGGGAGCAAGCTCGGGCTCTTCCGGGCCGTGGTGGAGCAGGTGCAGCGCGAGGTGGGGGCGCGCGTGGCGGCCGCCGCCGAGCAGCACACCGACCCCTGGGACCAGCTCGTCGCCGGCTGCGAGGCGTTCGTCGCGGCGGGGGCGGACCCCGACGTCCGGCGGATCATGCTCGTCGACGCCCCGGCCGTGCTCGGCTGGGCGGAGTGGCGGGCGATGGACGAGGCGTCCTCGGGGCGGCTGCTCGCCGAGGTGCTCACCGAGCTGGTCGAGGAGGGCACCCTCGAGCCGCAGCCGGTGGAACCGCTCGTGCGGCTGCTGTCCGGGGCGATGAACGAGGCCGCTCTCTGGCTCGCCGAGCAGGGCGGGGAGGGCGACCTCGAGGCGGTCACCGCCGCCCTGCGCCGCCTGCTCGACCCGCTGCGCGTCAGGCCCGGTGGACCGACACGGTGA
- the treZ gene encoding malto-oligosyltrehalose trehalohydrolase, translated as MTEPVTVWAPQAQRVEISLPTGRVPMVAGDGGWWSTPEPVAPGTDYLLHLDGGPGLPDPRSPWQPEGVHGPSRTFDAAAYPWADDGWAGRSSLGAVVYELHVGTFTPEGTLDAAIGRLDHLVDLGVDMVELMPVAAFPGEFGWGYDGVALYAVHAPYGGPEALQRFVDAAHARGLAVCLDVVHNHLGPSGNYLGQFGPYFTERHHTPWGAAVNLDGDDAGPVRRFVIDNALRWLRDFHVDALRLDAVHALIDDSERHLLAELSEAVAELEREVGRPLSLIAESDLNDARMVTPTAEGGLGMTAQWDDDVHHALHARLTGERHGYYVSFGTTETLRQALSEVFVHAGTYSEFRGTEWGAPVPADVDARRFVVFSQDHDQVGNRAIGDRPALDDGGLAVSAALVLLGPYTPMLFMGEEWGARTPFQYFTDHSEPELAQAIREGRTAEFASHGWEDVYGEDVEVPDPQARSTFEASKLDWDEAHEPRHARLLEFYRDLVRLRHTEADLASGVRADTGVTAPEDGGWLAMYRGAIAVVVNLDEEPREIPVRGQVRELILGWTGEASVAGDVLTLPGRDVAVLRC; from the coding sequence ATGACTGAGCCAGTGACCGTCTGGGCGCCGCAGGCGCAGCGCGTGGAGATCTCCCTGCCCACCGGGCGCGTGCCCATGGTGGCCGGGGACGGGGGCTGGTGGTCGACGCCGGAACCGGTCGCCCCCGGCACCGACTACCTCCTCCACCTCGACGGCGGCCCCGGCCTGCCCGACCCGCGCAGCCCGTGGCAGCCCGAGGGCGTCCACGGCCCCTCGCGCACGTTCGACGCCGCGGCCTACCCGTGGGCCGACGACGGGTGGGCCGGCCGCTCCAGCCTCGGCGCGGTGGTCTACGAGCTGCACGTCGGCACGTTCACCCCCGAGGGCACCCTCGACGCCGCGATCGGGCGGCTGGACCACCTCGTCGACCTCGGCGTCGACATGGTGGAGCTCATGCCCGTGGCCGCCTTCCCCGGCGAGTTCGGCTGGGGGTACGACGGGGTCGCGCTCTACGCGGTCCACGCCCCGTACGGCGGGCCGGAGGCGCTGCAGCGCTTCGTCGACGCCGCCCACGCCCGCGGCCTGGCCGTCTGCCTCGACGTCGTCCACAACCACCTGGGGCCGTCGGGCAACTACCTCGGACAGTTCGGCCCGTACTTCACCGAGCGTCACCACACCCCGTGGGGCGCCGCCGTCAACCTCGACGGCGACGACGCCGGGCCGGTGCGCCGGTTCGTCATCGACAACGCGCTGCGCTGGCTGCGCGACTTCCACGTCGACGCGCTGCGCCTGGACGCCGTCCACGCCCTCATCGACGACTCCGAGCGCCACCTGCTCGCCGAGCTGTCCGAGGCCGTCGCCGAGCTCGAGCGCGAGGTCGGCCGGCCGCTGTCCCTCATCGCTGAGTCCGACCTCAACGACGCGCGGATGGTCACCCCGACCGCCGAGGGCGGGCTGGGGATGACGGCCCAGTGGGACGACGACGTGCACCACGCGCTGCACGCCCGCCTCACCGGCGAGCGGCACGGCTACTACGTGAGCTTCGGGACGACCGAGACCCTGCGCCAGGCGCTGAGCGAGGTCTTCGTCCACGCGGGCACGTACTCCGAGTTCCGCGGCACGGAGTGGGGCGCTCCGGTGCCTGCCGACGTGGACGCCCGGCGGTTCGTCGTCTTCTCCCAGGACCACGACCAGGTGGGCAACCGGGCGATCGGGGACCGGCCCGCGCTCGACGACGGCGGCCTCGCCGTCTCCGCCGCGCTCGTCCTCCTCGGCCCCTACACCCCGATGCTCTTCATGGGCGAGGAGTGGGGGGCACGCACCCCCTTCCAGTACTTCACCGACCACTCCGAGCCCGAGCTCGCCCAGGCGATCCGCGAGGGCCGCACCGCCGAGTTCGCCTCCCACGGCTGGGAGGACGTCTACGGCGAGGACGTCGAGGTGCCCGACCCGCAGGCGCGCAGCACGTTCGAGGCGAGCAAGCTCGACTGGGACGAGGCCCACGAGCCCCGCCACGCCCGGCTGCTCGAGTTCTACCGCGACCTCGTACGCCTGCGGCACACCGAGGCGGACCTCGCCAGCGGCGTGCGCGCCGACACCGGCGTGACGGCACCCGAGGACGGCGGCTGGCTGGCGATGTACCGCGGCGCGATCGCCGTCGTCGTCAACCTCGACGAGGAGCCGCGCGAGATCCCGGTGCGCGGCCAGGTGCGCGAGCTGATTCTCGGCTGGACCGGGGAGGCGAGCGTGGCCGGCGACGTCCTTACCCTGCCCGGCCGCGACGTCGCCGTCCTGCGCTGCTGA
- the treY gene encoding malto-oligosyltrehalose synthase, with product MSPDAAASAATAHLPAPGRRLPVSTYRLQLSPDLTFADAERLVPYLTRLGVTDLYLSPVLQAAPGSTHGYDVVDHSRISADLGGREALERLCTTAHAAGLGVVVDVVPNHMAVPTPVWHNKALWSVLKEGPASPYAAWFDLDLELDRPGILMPVLGQRIGQALASGELRVEQMVVPSEPEAGEQPVLRYYEHVFPVRPSTEHLPLADLLDRQFYRLSYWRVADEELNYRRFFDVDTLAAVRMEDPDVFQATHGVLLELIAAGHVDALRIDHPDGLADPRDYFQRLDEATGGAWVVAEKILEGDETLPADWPVAGTTGYDAAWRINSVLTDPSGSGALGTAMTEIAGDSRGELSALVAESKRQVIATSLYAEVHRLATILRELCDHDVRLRDHTLRSLEDCVVELLVAFDRYRAYVVPGEPAPPLAERVVREAAEHARARLDEDRHETLDLVVELVLGNEVGSAGKVHDARRAELIVRFQQTCGAVMAKGVEDTAYYRWTHLVSLCEVGGSPRRFGISVDELHAWATQALYTHPATMTAGSTHDTKRGEDVRARIGVLSEYADEWLELVRGLRVATADLRPTDLDGRAENLLWQTVAGTWTEDGPISAQRLRDYLTKAVREQKSWTTWTDPDAEREESLLAYASAILEHPEVHAALTAWGRTTAASVRAAVLGYKLLQLTIAGVADVYQGTEVTQTSLVDPDNRRPVDFAGLDARLERLDAGATPGSLDEVKLALTAQALRLRRREADAFVGAEAQYLPLPTSTGHAIAFARADVAGPRAVTVVTRLARGLDALGGFGEHSVVLPEGRWRDVLTRREYPGGPCRLADLLDPHPVALLERADD from the coding sequence ATGAGCCCGGACGCAGCCGCCTCCGCGGCCACCGCACACCTCCCCGCCCCCGGGCGCCGGCTGCCGGTGAGCACCTACCGCCTCCAGCTCAGCCCGGACCTCACCTTCGCCGACGCCGAGCGGCTGGTGCCCTACCTCACCCGCCTCGGCGTCACCGACCTCTACCTGTCCCCCGTCCTCCAGGCGGCGCCCGGCTCGACGCACGGGTACGACGTCGTCGACCACTCGCGGATCTCCGCGGACCTCGGCGGCCGCGAGGCCCTCGAGCGGCTGTGCACGACGGCGCACGCCGCGGGCCTCGGGGTCGTCGTCGACGTCGTGCCCAACCACATGGCCGTCCCCACGCCCGTGTGGCACAACAAGGCCCTGTGGTCGGTTCTCAAGGAGGGGCCCGCCTCCCCCTACGCGGCGTGGTTCGACCTCGACCTCGAGCTCGACCGTCCCGGCATCCTCATGCCCGTCCTCGGGCAGCGCATCGGGCAGGCCCTCGCGTCCGGCGAGCTGCGGGTCGAGCAGATGGTCGTGCCGAGCGAGCCGGAGGCCGGGGAGCAGCCGGTGCTGCGCTACTACGAGCACGTCTTCCCCGTCCGCCCGAGCACGGAGCACCTTCCGCTGGCCGACCTCCTCGACCGGCAGTTCTACCGCCTGTCGTACTGGCGGGTGGCCGACGAGGAGCTCAACTACCGCCGGTTCTTCGACGTCGACACCCTCGCCGCGGTGCGCATGGAGGACCCCGACGTCTTCCAGGCGACCCACGGCGTGCTTCTCGAGCTCATCGCCGCCGGCCACGTCGACGCGCTGCGCATCGACCACCCCGACGGCCTGGCCGACCCGCGCGACTACTTCCAGCGCCTCGACGAGGCGACCGGCGGGGCCTGGGTCGTCGCGGAGAAGATCCTCGAGGGCGACGAGACCCTGCCGGCGGACTGGCCGGTGGCGGGCACCACGGGCTACGACGCCGCCTGGCGCATCAACTCGGTGCTCACCGACCCGTCCGGCTCGGGCGCGCTCGGCACCGCCATGACCGAGATCGCCGGGGATTCCCGCGGGGAGCTCTCCGCGCTCGTCGCGGAGTCCAAGCGCCAGGTCATCGCCACCTCGCTGTACGCCGAGGTGCACCGGCTCGCCACGATCCTGCGCGAGCTGTGCGACCACGACGTGCGCCTGCGTGACCACACGCTGCGCTCCCTCGAGGACTGCGTCGTCGAGCTGCTCGTCGCGTTCGACCGCTACCGCGCCTACGTCGTGCCCGGGGAGCCCGCCCCGCCGCTCGCCGAGCGGGTGGTGCGGGAGGCCGCCGAGCACGCGCGCGCCAGGCTGGACGAGGACCGCCACGAGACCCTCGACCTCGTCGTCGAGCTCGTGCTCGGCAACGAGGTCGGCAGCGCCGGGAAGGTGCACGACGCCCGCCGCGCCGAGCTCATCGTCCGCTTCCAGCAGACGTGCGGCGCCGTCATGGCCAAGGGCGTGGAGGACACCGCCTACTACCGGTGGACCCACCTGGTGAGCCTGTGCGAGGTCGGCGGCTCGCCCCGCCGCTTCGGCATCAGCGTCGACGAGCTCCACGCGTGGGCGACCCAGGCCCTGTACACCCACCCGGCGACGATGACCGCCGGCAGCACCCACGACACCAAGCGCGGGGAGGACGTGCGCGCGCGCATCGGCGTGCTGTCCGAGTACGCGGACGAGTGGCTCGAGCTTGTCCGTGGGCTGCGCGTGGCGACGGCGGACCTGCGTCCGACCGACCTCGACGGCCGCGCGGAGAACCTCCTGTGGCAGACTGTCGCCGGCACGTGGACGGAGGACGGGCCCATCTCCGCGCAGCGGCTGCGGGACTACCTCACCAAGGCGGTCCGCGAGCAGAAGTCCTGGACAACGTGGACCGACCCCGACGCCGAGCGCGAGGAGTCGCTCCTCGCCTACGCGAGCGCGATCCTCGAGCACCCCGAGGTTCACGCCGCGCTCACCGCGTGGGGCCGCACGACCGCGGCCTCGGTCCGCGCGGCCGTCCTGGGGTACAAGCTCCTCCAGCTCACCATCGCCGGCGTCGCCGACGTCTACCAGGGCACCGAGGTCACCCAGACCTCCCTCGTGGACCCCGACAACCGCCGTCCCGTCGACTTCGCCGGGCTCGACGCCCGTCTCGAACGGCTCGACGCGGGCGCGACGCCCGGCTCCCTCGACGAGGTCAAGCTCGCGCTCACCGCGCAGGCACTGCGGCTGCGGCGCCGGGAGGCGGACGCGTTCGTCGGCGCGGAGGCCCAGTACCTGCCGCTGCCGACGTCCACCGGCCACGCGATCGCCTTCGCGCGCGCCGACGTCGCCGGGCCTCGTGCCGTCACGGTCGTCACCCGCCTCGCCCGGGGTCTGGATGCGCTCGGCGGGTTCGGCGAGCACTCCGTCGTCCTGCCCGAGGGCCGGTGGCGCGACGTCCTCACCCGCCGGGAGTACCCGGGCGGCCCGTGCCGCCTGGCCGACCTCCTCGACCCCCACCCCGTCGCCCTCCTGGAACGTGCCGATGACTGA
- a CDS encoding lipid II:glycine glycyltransferase FemX, translating to MSLRPVDDATYRELAAGLALPIEQAPVWAAFDAVVAGRSHWGRLAYEEDGVPAAVVSLAEVRGPGGFRYLWAKNGPVWLVEPTAQREAALRRELAARLRQVDPRLVFVRLHALHEAPDLRPVMQGITYDRTVIVDLDRSEEDVFAAMKQQGRRAIRKAMKDESLTVTEETGLDEAAFAELYEVFVETGEREGFGPHPARRYLDMLTTLGPEHARVFVTRRDGRVLAWALVLVNDGAALYSVGASNAEARSAYAADLLHWHVMRTLLAEGVRSYDLAGAGSERFPGLSGLTQFKTKFEKEITEVAPAWDMPVHPLAYDALVRALGAKRWATAQARGLLSRVRGRRSA from the coding sequence GTGAGCCTTCGTCCCGTCGACGACGCCACCTACCGCGAGCTCGCCGCCGGCCTCGCGCTGCCCATCGAGCAGGCGCCGGTGTGGGCGGCGTTCGACGCCGTCGTCGCCGGCCGTTCCCACTGGGGCCGCCTGGCCTACGAGGAGGACGGCGTGCCCGCCGCGGTCGTCTCGCTCGCCGAGGTCCGGGGTCCGGGCGGCTTCCGCTACCTGTGGGCCAAGAACGGGCCGGTGTGGCTCGTGGAGCCGACGGCGCAGCGGGAGGCGGCGCTGCGCCGCGAGCTCGCGGCGCGGCTGCGGCAGGTGGACCCGCGGCTCGTCTTCGTGCGCCTCCACGCGCTGCACGAGGCGCCCGACCTGCGCCCGGTGATGCAGGGCATCACCTACGACCGCACGGTGATCGTCGACCTCGACCGCAGCGAGGAGGACGTCTTCGCCGCGATGAAGCAGCAGGGCCGCCGCGCGATCCGCAAGGCGATGAAGGACGAGTCCCTCACGGTCACCGAGGAGACTGGCCTGGACGAGGCCGCGTTCGCCGAGCTCTACGAGGTGTTCGTCGAGACGGGGGAGCGGGAGGGCTTCGGCCCGCACCCGGCCCGCCGCTACCTCGACATGCTCACCACCCTGGGCCCGGAGCACGCGCGGGTGTTCGTCACCCGGCGCGACGGGCGGGTGCTCGCCTGGGCGCTGGTCCTCGTCAACGACGGTGCGGCGCTGTACTCGGTGGGCGCGTCCAACGCCGAGGCGCGCAGCGCCTACGCCGCCGACCTCCTCCACTGGCACGTCATGAGGACCCTGCTCGCCGAGGGCGTGCGCTCCTACGACCTCGCGGGCGCCGGGTCCGAGCGCTTCCCGGGCCTGTCCGGGCTCACCCAGTTCAAGACGAAGTTCGAGAAGGAGATCACCGAGGTGGCTCCCGCGTGGGACATGCCGGTGCACCCCCTCGCCTACGACGCGCTCGTCCGGGCGCTGGGCGCCAAGCGCTGGGCCACGGCGCAGGCACGCGGCCTGCTCTCCCGGGTCCGCGGGCGCCGCAGCGCCTGA
- a CDS encoding lipid II:glycine glycyltransferase FemX translates to MEHSIRLVPLDDAEFAALTADVDLPVEQSLAWDAYDRAVPGRWPWKRFVFQVDEQPAAVLSLSEYVGRGFRYLWAKHGPVWLVEPTPELELALRERLVHGVHAVDPRLVFVRLHAAHPAEDLHPLLQSVTYDRTVVVELAGRSDDDLLAGMKKRGRRDLRKGLREQPVDCTEETGISAEGFAELYEVLRETAERDGFGAHPISVYTTMLDALGPQHARLFVARHAGEVQAWVIVTVHDGAATAYYAASTEAGRAHDAATQLYWHIIRTLRDEGARTFDFMGVGSEIAPSLEALTTMKTKFNPEIAEVAPAWDVPVRPWAYRALTKALAAKRAAVATARRAVPAVRGDETREEETA, encoded by the coding sequence GTGGAGCACAGCATCAGGCTCGTGCCGCTGGACGACGCGGAGTTCGCGGCGCTCACGGCAGATGTCGACCTCCCTGTCGAGCAGTCGCTCGCCTGGGACGCCTACGACCGCGCGGTGCCGGGCCGCTGGCCGTGGAAGCGCTTCGTCTTCCAGGTCGACGAGCAGCCGGCCGCGGTGCTGTCGCTCTCGGAGTACGTCGGGCGCGGGTTCCGCTACCTGTGGGCCAAGCACGGCCCGGTCTGGCTCGTCGAGCCGACGCCGGAGCTCGAGCTCGCGCTGCGCGAGCGGCTGGTCCACGGCGTGCACGCCGTCGACCCGCGGCTCGTGTTCGTGCGCCTCCACGCGGCGCACCCGGCCGAGGACCTCCACCCGCTGCTGCAGTCGGTGACCTACGACCGCACCGTCGTCGTCGAGCTCGCCGGCCGCAGCGACGACGACCTGCTCGCCGGCATGAAGAAGCGCGGCCGCCGCGACCTGCGCAAGGGTCTGCGCGAGCAGCCCGTGGACTGCACCGAGGAGACCGGCATCAGCGCCGAGGGCTTCGCCGAGCTCTACGAGGTCCTGCGCGAGACCGCCGAGCGCGACGGCTTCGGGGCCCACCCGATCAGCGTCTACACGACGATGCTCGACGCGCTCGGCCCGCAGCACGCACGGCTGTTCGTCGCGCGCCACGCCGGCGAGGTCCAGGCCTGGGTCATCGTCACCGTGCACGACGGCGCCGCGACCGCCTACTACGCCGCGAGCACTGAGGCCGGGCGCGCCCACGACGCCGCCACCCAGCTGTACTGGCACATCATCCGCACGCTGCGCGACGAGGGCGCCAGGACCTTCGACTTCATGGGCGTGGGCTCGGAGATCGCGCCCTCGCTGGAGGCACTGACGACGATGAAGACGAAGTTCAACCCCGAGATCGCCGAGGTCGCCCCCGCGTGGGACGTGCCGGTGCGCCCGTGGGCCTACCGCGCGCTCACCAAGGCGCTGGCCGCCAAGCGTGCCGCCGTCGCCACCGCCCGCCGCGCCGTGCCGGCGGTCCGTGGGGACGAGACCCGTGAGGAGGAGACCGCGTGA
- a CDS encoding VOC family protein: MELTSFYPVLGTEDLARSTRFYTEHLGFEVTFAADWYVSLHRPGPPAYELALLDPTHESVPAGFGRPASGVLLNFEVTDVDGEYDRLVRRAGLPLARDIRTEDWGQRHFIVVDPGGVLIDVITPTPPSAEFAAQYAEGAAQG, encoded by the coding sequence ATGGAACTCACGAGCTTCTACCCCGTCCTCGGCACCGAGGACCTCGCCCGCTCCACCCGCTTCTACACCGAGCACCTCGGCTTCGAGGTGACGTTCGCCGCCGACTGGTACGTCAGCCTGCACCGCCCCGGCCCCCCGGCCTACGAGCTCGCGCTCCTCGACCCGACGCACGAGAGCGTGCCCGCCGGCTTCGGCCGGCCCGCGTCCGGCGTCCTGCTCAACTTCGAGGTCACCGACGTCGACGGCGAGTACGACCGCCTCGTCCGCCGCGCCGGCCTGCCGCTCGCGCGGGACATCCGCACCGAGGACTGGGGTCAGCGGCACTTCATCGTCGTCGACCCCGGGGGCGTGCTCATCGACGTCATCACTCCCACCCCGCCGTCGGCCGAGTTCGCCGCGCAGTATGCCGAGGGCGCCGCGCAGGGCTGA